In Paeniglutamicibacter kerguelensis, one genomic interval encodes:
- a CDS encoding TetR/AcrR family transcriptional regulator — translation MTTSAMKPPASKRGRPGYDQESVLSIAVEVFNKHGYDATSMGKLAENLGISKSAIYHHVPSKGDLLRLALDEALVPLEAIAQDDRATVGTAEERLKFFLRSTIRVLVKRQQYVTLLLRLRGNTEIERDALDRRRAVDRRVSDLVIEAQREGSLRSDIDPRTTTRLLFGTINSLVEWFREDGNVTAEQVEEHAITMMFEGLHKSDR, via the coding sequence ATGACCACCAGTGCAATGAAGCCCCCGGCAAGCAAGCGGGGACGTCCCGGCTACGACCAGGAGTCTGTGCTTTCGATTGCCGTAGAGGTCTTCAACAAACACGGCTACGACGCCACGTCGATGGGCAAGCTCGCCGAAAACCTCGGCATCAGCAAATCGGCGATCTACCACCATGTGCCTTCCAAGGGCGACCTGTTGCGTCTGGCCCTCGACGAGGCCCTGGTGCCGCTGGAAGCCATTGCCCAAGACGATCGCGCCACCGTGGGAACCGCCGAGGAACGCCTGAAGTTCTTCCTGCGTTCCACCATCCGGGTGCTGGTCAAGCGCCAGCAATACGTCACCCTGTTGCTGCGCCTGCGCGGCAACACGGAGATCGAGCGCGATGCTCTTGATCGACGGCGAGCGGTCGACCGCAGGGTCTCGGACCTGGTCATCGAGGCCCAGCGAGAGGGCTCGCTGCGCAGCGACATCGACCCGCGCACCACCACCCGTTTGCTCTTCGGCACCATCAACTCGCTGGTCGAGTGGTTCCGCGAGGACGGCAACGTCACCGCCGAACAGGTCGAAGAACACGCGATCACCATGATGTTTGAGGGTTTGCACAAGAGCGACCGATAG
- a CDS encoding nicotinamide mononucleotide transporter yields MDELFYNLFSQAPGTDSGTQVSLFAVSALLSCIAMVLLARRNDLGWWAQILAVFAGPTVVALQYEISMLFYAVPAMLAAAFGLWRFSKFEMAGRFGRKVIRREFSVKSLLIGLLMLLAFGTLRLGRMLTTGFIFSDGNTAVLVSLLAEAALVVALIGIACGYRWAWLAASASGIAYVAVLFGSNPALALLGVTVFQVLAGLYGWFVWRDLPTAKSIAADAESGSEYPPSPYAA; encoded by the coding sequence GTGGACGAACTTTTCTACAACCTCTTCTCCCAAGCACCGGGCACCGATTCCGGCACCCAGGTATCGCTCTTCGCGGTTTCCGCGCTGCTGAGCTGCATCGCCATGGTGCTGCTGGCCCGCCGCAACGACTTGGGCTGGTGGGCGCAAATCCTGGCTGTTTTCGCCGGGCCCACGGTGGTTGCCCTGCAGTATGAAATTTCAATGCTCTTCTACGCGGTCCCGGCCATGTTGGCCGCCGCGTTCGGCCTGTGGCGCTTCTCCAAGTTCGAGATGGCGGGCCGTTTTGGCCGCAAGGTGATCCGCCGCGAATTCTCGGTGAAGTCGCTGCTCATCGGTCTGTTGATGTTGCTGGCCTTCGGCACCCTGCGCCTGGGACGGATGCTCACCACGGGCTTCATTTTCAGCGACGGAAACACGGCAGTGCTTGTTTCCCTGCTCGCCGAAGCCGCACTCGTGGTGGCGCTGATCGGCATCGCCTGCGGTTACCGTTGGGCCTGGCTTGCGGCCAGCGCGTCGGGCATCGCCTACGTCGCGGTTCTTTTCGGCAGCAACCCCGCCCTGGCGCTGTTGGGCGTCACGGTCTTCCAGGTCCTTGCAGGTCTCTATGGATGGTTCGTCTGGCGCGACCTTCCCACCGCGAAGTCGATCGCGGCCGACGCCGAATCAGGCTCTGAGTACCCTCCGAGCCCCTACGCCGCGTAG
- a CDS encoding GNAT family N-acetyltransferase, whose protein sequence is MTALHLPDADPAYLRPWTDSETDVEAILAAFDSEDMAGQAGEPVGTIEAALRWVSPWLDPLATPGVAFAIDMGGLAVGNVMATAIDKRHETAWVSYWVSPHARGRGLASAATAGLAEHCFHELGLYRLELAHRVNNPGSGRVAVKAGFVAEGTERGKLKYLDEYGRPVRFDVRTFARLRDDPSPRLVPLRVGN, encoded by the coding sequence ATGACAGCGCTTCACCTACCTGACGCCGACCCGGCCTACCTGCGTCCGTGGACGGATTCGGAAACCGACGTGGAAGCCATCTTGGCGGCATTCGACAGCGAAGACATGGCTGGCCAGGCAGGCGAACCGGTAGGCACCATCGAAGCCGCCCTGCGGTGGGTGTCGCCCTGGCTGGACCCTTTGGCGACACCAGGCGTCGCCTTCGCGATCGATATGGGTGGCCTGGCCGTCGGCAACGTCATGGCCACAGCGATCGACAAGCGGCACGAAACCGCATGGGTGTCGTACTGGGTCAGCCCGCACGCGCGCGGGCGTGGCCTGGCCTCAGCGGCAACCGCGGGGCTGGCCGAGCATTGTTTCCACGAATTGGGGCTATACCGGCTGGAACTGGCTCATCGGGTCAACAATCCCGGGTCGGGACGAGTTGCTGTGAAAGCGGGATTCGTCGCAGAGGGGACAGAACGCGGAAAGCTGAAGTACCTCGATGAGTACGGTAGGCCTGTCCGCTTCGACGTACGGACGTTCGCGCGGCTGCGCGATGATCCTTCACCTCGCCTCGTTCCGCTACGCGTCGGAAATTAA
- a CDS encoding thiamine pyrophosphate-dependent enzyme → MSTETLQEHVQTPTPTKKSAGHVIVDTLVAHGVERTYVIPGESYLDVLDGLHNSPIETIVCRHEGGAAYMAEADGKMHPRPGIAMVTRGPGAANAHVGLHTAWQDSTPMVLFVGLIPFAHRDREAFQEFDIKGWFDTGAKRVMVLDHPERASEIVAEAMFAAMSGRPGPVVVGLPEDIIREMVEPTLHPIIPVAAGGMTVTDWKQLKSALEVSTKPLFVVGGNDWTAVGAATLTKWLEDHQIAAAVEWRCEGTVPFSSPSYVGPIGYGRPKPTYDLLEETDLLVFVGTVPGDVITDGFVVRQDWSKKNFLVTIDPSLRGRSGAVSHQIVSKPDVFVRDLVMMDLDVKPEWQAFTDRMRAEQVKFSALPPATPSAGPARMDTLMANLVKDLPTDAMITLGAGEHTNWAHRYFPTEEYASMISARNGSMGYSVPSAIAASLNFPGRRVVTIAGDGEFLMNGQELATAAQYGATPLVIVMDNQEYGTIRTHQERHYPERVSGTQLKNPDFALMAQAFGGFGVRVENDADIPSALEAALKAIDKDGQFALVHLIVEQRVKAY, encoded by the coding sequence ATGAGCACCGAAACACTGCAGGAACACGTGCAGACCCCGACGCCGACCAAGAAATCGGCGGGCCACGTCATCGTCGACACCCTGGTTGCCCACGGTGTGGAACGCACCTATGTCATTCCGGGTGAGAGCTACCTCGATGTCCTCGACGGACTCCACAACTCCCCGATTGAAACAATCGTTTGCCGCCACGAAGGCGGGGCAGCCTACATGGCTGAAGCCGACGGCAAGATGCACCCGCGCCCCGGCATCGCCATGGTCACCCGCGGCCCGGGTGCCGCCAACGCACACGTCGGCCTGCATACCGCCTGGCAGGACTCGACCCCCATGGTGCTGTTCGTGGGATTGATCCCGTTCGCCCACCGCGACCGCGAGGCTTTCCAGGAATTCGACATCAAGGGCTGGTTCGACACCGGAGCCAAGCGCGTCATGGTCCTGGACCACCCCGAGCGTGCCTCGGAGATCGTTGCCGAGGCAATGTTTGCAGCCATGAGCGGACGCCCGGGTCCGGTGGTCGTCGGCCTGCCCGAGGACATCATCCGCGAGATGGTCGAACCCACCCTGCACCCGATCATTCCCGTCGCCGCGGGCGGGATGACCGTCACCGACTGGAAGCAGCTCAAGTCAGCCCTCGAGGTATCCACCAAGCCGCTCTTCGTCGTGGGCGGCAACGACTGGACCGCAGTGGGTGCCGCAACCCTGACCAAATGGCTGGAAGACCACCAAATCGCGGCGGCCGTTGAATGGCGTTGCGAAGGCACCGTCCCGTTCAGCTCCCCGTCCTACGTTGGCCCGATCGGCTACGGTCGCCCCAAGCCAACCTACGACCTGCTGGAGGAAACCGACCTGCTGGTCTTCGTCGGAACCGTCCCCGGTGACGTCATCACCGACGGTTTTGTGGTTCGCCAGGACTGGAGCAAGAAGAACTTCCTGGTCACCATCGACCCGTCGCTGCGTGGACGTTCGGGCGCGGTTTCCCACCAGATAGTTTCCAAGCCCGACGTGTTCGTCCGCGACCTTGTCATGATGGACTTGGATGTAAAGCCGGAATGGCAGGCATTCACCGATCGCATGCGCGCCGAACAGGTAAAATTCTCGGCGCTGCCCCCGGCCACGCCGTCCGCCGGGCCGGCCAGGATGGACACGCTCATGGCCAACCTGGTCAAGGACCTGCCAACCGACGCGATGATCACCCTCGGCGCCGGCGAGCACACCAACTGGGCGCACCGCTACTTCCCCACCGAGGAATACGCCTCGATGATTTCGGCCCGCAACGGTTCGATGGGCTACTCGGTTCCCTCGGCCATCGCGGCTTCGCTGAACTTCCCGGGCCGACGAGTCGTCACCATTGCCGGTGACGGGGAGTTCCTGATGAACGGGCAGGAACTTGCAACGGCCGCACAGTACGGCGCCACCCCCTTGGTGATCGTCATGGACAACCAGGAATACGGCACCATCCGCACCCACCAGGAACGCCACTACCCGGAACGCGTTTCCGGCACCCAGCTCAAGAACCCCGATTTCGCCCTGATGGCCCAGGCCTTCGGCGGGTTCGGGGTCCGGGTTGAAAACGATGCAGACATTCCCTCGGCGCTCGAGGCGGCGCTGAAGGCCATCGACAAGGACGGCCAGTTTGCACTCGTCCACCTGATCGTGGAGCAG
- a CDS encoding phenylacetate--CoA ligase family protein, producing MTQTSTRIELPNPLDPEETMSRDQIESIQLARLQDTLAYAYDRVPLYKEKYDAAGVHPTDLKELSDLSKFPFTEKEDLRKTYPFGMFAVPQHEVARIHASSGTTGRATVVGYTQSDLDDWAKLGARCLRLSGVKPGWKVHNAYGYGLFTGGLGAHAAAERLGTTVIPMSGGQTEKQITLIQDFEPDAILCTPTYLLTIGDAMQRQGLDPRKTSLKTAVLGAEPWTEEMRHELEVMFDIDACDIYGLSEVMGPGVAGESNVTKDGSHIWEDHFRPEIVDAFDETQVLRDGEHGELVFTSLTKQALPIIRYRTHDLTRLLPGTAREGHRRMGRITGRSDDMIILRGVNLFPSQIEELALKVPGLSPHFQLEITRPGRMDQLAVRIERREDCTSDRADAAAKELAKLIKIHVGSSCEIDVMDPGTLARSSGKLRRIYDMRNK from the coding sequence ATGACCCAGACCTCCACCCGGATCGAGCTTCCAAATCCGTTGGATCCGGAAGAAACCATGAGCCGCGACCAGATCGAATCGATCCAGCTCGCCCGTCTCCAAGACACCTTGGCCTACGCCTATGACCGTGTGCCGCTGTACAAGGAAAAGTACGACGCCGCGGGTGTCCACCCGACGGACCTGAAGGAACTTTCCGACCTCTCCAAATTCCCCTTCACCGAGAAGGAAGACCTGCGCAAGACCTACCCGTTCGGCATGTTCGCCGTACCGCAGCACGAGGTCGCCCGCATCCACGCGTCCTCCGGCACCACCGGCCGCGCCACGGTCGTCGGCTACACCCAGTCAGATCTTGACGACTGGGCCAAGCTCGGCGCCCGCTGCCTGCGCCTCTCCGGCGTGAAGCCGGGCTGGAAGGTCCACAACGCCTACGGTTACGGCCTGTTCACCGGAGGCCTCGGCGCACACGCCGCGGCCGAGCGCCTGGGCACCACCGTGATCCCGATGTCCGGCGGACAGACCGAGAAGCAGATCACCCTGATCCAGGACTTCGAGCCCGACGCCATCCTGTGCACCCCGACCTACCTGCTGACCATCGGCGATGCCATGCAGCGTCAGGGCCTGGACCCGCGCAAGACCTCGCTGAAGACGGCTGTCCTGGGCGCCGAGCCGTGGACCGAGGAAATGCGCCACGAGCTCGAGGTCATGTTCGACATCGACGCCTGCGACATCTACGGCTTGTCCGAAGTCATGGGCCCGGGCGTTGCCGGCGAGTCCAATGTAACCAAGGACGGAAGCCACATCTGGGAAGACCACTTCCGTCCGGAGATCGTCGACGCCTTTGACGAGACCCAGGTCCTGCGGGACGGAGAGCACGGCGAACTGGTGTTCACCTCGCTGACCAAGCAGGCCCTGCCGATCATCCGTTACCGCACGCACGACCTGACCCGACTGCTGCCGGGCACCGCCCGCGAGGGCCACCGCCGCATGGGCCGCATCACCGGCCGCAGCGACGACATGATCATCTTGCGCGGCGTCAACCTGTTCCCGTCCCAGATCGAAGAGCTGGCGCTCAAGGTTCCGGGGCTCTCCCCGCACTTCCAGCTGGAGATCACCCGTCCGGGCCGAATGGACCAGCTGGCGGTTCGCATCGAGCGCCGCGAGGACTGCACCAGCGACCGCGCCGATGCCGCGGCCAAGGAACTGGCCAAGCTCATCAAGATCCATGTCGGCTCCTCCTGCGAGATCGACGTCATGGATCCTGGAACCCTTGCCCGTTCCTCGGGCAAGCTCCGGCGCATCTACGACATGCGCAACAAGTAA